One Bacteroidota bacterium genomic window carries:
- a CDS encoding sigma-70 family RNA polymerase sigma factor: protein MSTLEFNQLMLGYKLPLRYFALRLTSDTTDADDLLQDTLLKALLNRDKFTESTNLKAWLYTIMKNTFINNYRRQSKTKAFIDREKDTISQSIPTSNNCVSPLSVLAEKDIKSQIDSLEDELRIPFEHFFEGYKYKEIADNLQIPIGTVKSRIFLARKKLIVSLKDFR, encoded by the coding sequence ATGTCAACACTCGAATTTAACCAACTAATGCTGGGCTATAAATTACCACTAAGGTACTTTGCTCTGCGATTAACATCCGATACAACAGATGCTGATGATCTGTTGCAGGACACATTATTAAAAGCATTATTAAACAGAGATAAATTTACCGAAAGCACTAACCTGAAAGCATGGCTGTATACTATAATGAAAAATACGTTCATTAATAATTATCGCAGGCAGTCGAAAACAAAAGCATTTATAGATCGGGAAAAGGATACGATTTCACAATCAATTCCAACTTCAAACAATTGTGTTTCTCCTCTTTCTGTGTTAGCAGAAAAGGATATTAAATCGCAAATAGATTCGCTTGAAGATGAATTGCGGATTCCTTTTGAACATTTTTTTGAAGGGTATAAATACAAAGAAATTGCAGATAACCTTCAAATACCGATTGGTACAGTAAAGAGTCGCATTTTTTTAGCAAGAAAAAAACTGATAGTTTCGCTAAAAGATTTCAGGTAA
- the crtI gene encoding phytoene desaturase: protein MSHKIVVIGSGFSSLSAASYLAKSGFDVTVIEKNESAGGRARKFETQGYNFDMGPSWYWMPEIFDEFFSDFGSTADSHYKLKRLSPSYAAYFGNGEELIVPSDFSDLCQLFESIEPGAGKLLKKYLKEAEYKYHVAVDKIMRRPGKSMTELMEISFIPALFRLDLFQSIEKHIRKYFSSEKIIRLLEFPILFLGTMPKNTPALYSLMNYADMVLGTWYPVGGMYKIVEGMKNVALQQGVQFVFNETVNSINVLNGKAISVSTQSKVYEADWVVAGSDYQHTEQTLLKKEFRKYSSNYWNKRVMAPSALLFYLGIKKLLPKFQHHTLFFDCSLENHATEIYDDPQWPKQPMFYVCRTSASDASVAPPGCENLFILIPIASGLNDDDVVREKYYSSIMTRMEAYYGESIAPFVEFKRSYAHSNFNADYNAFKGNAYGLANTLKQTARFKPSITSNKVSNLFYTGQLTVPGPGVPPAIISGKLVAEQVAKKIKK, encoded by the coding sequence ATGTCGCATAAAATAGTTGTTATCGGTTCGGGGTTTTCTTCACTTTCGGCTGCCAGTTATCTTGCAAAATCAGGATTTGATGTTACAGTAATTGAAAAAAATGAAAGTGCCGGTGGCCGAGCCAGGAAATTTGAAACACAAGGATATAATTTCGATATGGGGCCAAGTTGGTACTGGATGCCTGAAATATTTGACGAATTTTTTTCTGATTTCGGCTCCACTGCTGATAGTCATTATAAACTTAAACGACTTTCGCCTTCCTATGCAGCTTACTTTGGAAATGGAGAAGAATTAATTGTCCCTTCCGATTTCTCAGATCTCTGTCAATTATTTGAATCCATTGAACCAGGAGCAGGCAAGCTGCTCAAAAAATACCTTAAAGAAGCCGAGTACAAATACCATGTAGCGGTTGACAAAATCATGCGAAGGCCGGGAAAATCAATGACCGAACTCATGGAAATTTCCTTTATTCCCGCCCTTTTTCGATTGGACTTATTTCAATCAATTGAAAAACATATACGAAAGTACTTCTCATCAGAAAAAATTATTCGATTGCTCGAATTTCCCATTTTATTTTTGGGAACCATGCCAAAAAACACTCCTGCTCTCTACAGTTTAATGAATTATGCAGACATGGTCTTGGGAACCTGGTATCCGGTAGGAGGTATGTACAAAATTGTTGAAGGAATGAAAAATGTTGCATTGCAACAAGGAGTTCAATTTGTTTTCAATGAAACAGTAAATTCTATAAATGTGTTAAATGGAAAAGCTATTTCAGTTAGCACTCAATCCAAGGTTTATGAAGCCGACTGGGTGGTTGCCGGATCTGACTATCAGCATACAGAACAAACTTTATTAAAAAAGGAATTCCGCAAGTATTCCTCAAATTACTGGAACAAGCGAGTAATGGCTCCTTCTGCACTTTTATTTTATTTGGGTATAAAAAAACTGCTTCCAAAATTTCAACACCATACATTGTTTTTTGATTGTTCTTTGGAAAACCATGCTACAGAGATTTACGATGACCCACAATGGCCCAAACAACCCATGTTTTATGTTTGCCGTACATCTGCCAGCGACGCTTCTGTGGCTCCACCTGGATGCGAAAATTTATTTATTCTTATACCTATCGCTTCCGGATTGAATGATGATGATGTGGTTCGCGAAAAATATTATTCCAGTATAATGACTCGAATGGAAGCTTATTATGGCGAATCAATTGCACCATTCGTAGAGTTCAAAAGAAGCTATGCGCACTCCAATTTTAATGCTGATTACAATGCATTTAAAGGAAACGCCTACGGTCTTGCAAATACATTAAAACAAACTGCACGTTTTAAACCTTCCATTACAAGTAATAAAGTAAGTAATTTGTTTTACACCGGGCAGCTTACAGTGCCCGGTCCGGGTGTTCCACCGGCAATTATTTCAGGTAAATTGGTTGCCGAACAAGTAGCTAAAAAAATAAAAAAGTAG